A window of the Mesotoga prima MesG1.Ag.4.2 genome harbors these coding sequences:
- a CDS encoding succinylglutamate desuccinylase, translated as MRKLLILVVLTLIVLAGGIPLYIQRSYKEEVVAGPSVTDVFKLSKYFDGIKGTIADTDVFELKGAEEGGKTLIIAGTHANEPSAALLAYFFIENLEVEKGTIYVIPHFNRSGSLGPQPGGGFPLYYFVDTPWGEKKFRMGDRGFQALDQWPDPDVYVHYPDGQLLSYIDARNTNRSWPGRPDGYLAEKVSFAAMEMIRNEGIDVVIDLHEAEAMYPVTNCIVAPEKSMPYAIGAAFYVKGREKFENHVESSPAGYRGLSHREIGDWSDAYPFLLESPGVHLDQITAAKTPELIIDGIDPFVLKAGEKGLLFVPYDENGFSMDRRVGQHSSVIQEILSQWTKKNPDRGFKVSAPKHADIVENGLGFYFKDPSEADEDKVFLQ; from the coding sequence ATGAGAAAACTATTGATACTGGTTGTTCTGACACTTATTGTCTTGGCGGGCGGAATTCCTTTGTACATACAGAGGAGTTACAAGGAAGAAGTAGTCGCCGGGCCGAGCGTGACAGACGTCTTCAAGCTAAGCAAGTATTTCGACGGAATCAAAGGAACCATTGCCGATACCGACGTCTTTGAGCTTAAAGGAGCAGAAGAGGGTGGAAAGACGCTGATAATCGCGGGAACCCATGCAAATGAACCCTCTGCTGCCTTACTCGCCTATTTCTTCATAGAAAATCTGGAAGTCGAAAAGGGAACAATTTACGTAATCCCCCATTTCAACCGAAGCGGTTCTCTCGGGCCGCAGCCCGGTGGCGGTTTCCCGCTCTATTACTTCGTTGATACTCCCTGGGGTGAAAAGAAATTCAGAATGGGCGATCGAGGCTTCCAGGCACTCGACCAGTGGCCCGATCCAGATGTATATGTTCACTATCCAGACGGCCAGTTGTTGTCCTATATCGATGCAAGAAACACAAACAGATCTTGGCCGGGAAGACCCGATGGCTACCTTGCGGAAAAGGTTTCCTTTGCAGCAATGGAGATGATCCGTAATGAAGGAATTGACGTGGTTATCGATCTTCATGAGGCAGAGGCAATGTATCCAGTAACAAACTGTATAGTTGCTCCCGAGAAGTCAATGCCCTACGCGATAGGAGCTGCGTTCTATGTAAAGGGAAGGGAGAAATTCGAAAACCATGTGGAATCTTCACCGGCTGGTTACAGGGGTCTTTCTCATAGAGAGATCGGAGATTGGTCAGACGCATACCCCTTCTTACTGGAATCTCCTGGTGTGCACTTAGATCAGATTACGGCAGCGAAAACTCCTGAGCTGATCATAGACGGAATAGACCCGTTTGTACTGAAGGCCGGCGAAAAGGGACTGCTTTTCGTTCCATATGACGAAAACGGATTCTCTATGGACAGAAGAGTTGGGCAGCATTCTTCTGTCATACAGGAGATTTTGTCTCAGTGGACGAAGAAGAATCCAGATCGCGGCTTCAAAGTCTCGGCTCCGAAACATGCGGACATTGTTGAAAATGGTCTCGGGTTTTATTTCAAAGATCCTTCTGAGGCGGATGAAGATAAGGTCTTTCTCCAGTAG
- a CDS encoding HAD hydrolase-like protein — protein MIENLIWDFDGSLFNTYPAMVRLFKQSLAIHGYGASEDEILSLMKETLGKAVDFYLDRGVDYAFYKDFQRMEEELDPVEQPPFSGAREVCSRIKRDGGVNLIITHRARRTAFKLLDYFEMTSLFSEIVTKESGFKRKPDPEAFISTIRRHRLKPESTLSIGDRDLDVMAARDAGTKTCFFSQDGSKPSIDVDYIVDDLLQLGRIIQED, from the coding sequence ATGATTGAAAATTTAATATGGGATTTCGATGGTTCCTTGTTTAACACCTATCCCGCCATGGTAAGACTATTCAAGCAGTCTCTGGCAATTCACGGATACGGTGCTTCTGAAGATGAGATACTCTCGCTGATGAAAGAAACGCTGGGAAAGGCCGTAGATTTTTATCTAGATCGTGGAGTTGATTACGCTTTCTACAAAGACTTCCAAAGAATGGAGGAAGAATTGGATCCAGTCGAACAGCCTCCATTCAGTGGTGCCCGTGAGGTATGCTCGAGAATTAAGAGAGATGGTGGAGTGAATCTAATAATTACTCATCGAGCTAGAAGGACAGCCTTCAAACTGCTAGATTACTTCGAGATGACCTCCTTGTTCAGTGAAATTGTCACAAAAGAAAGCGGATTCAAAAGAAAGCCCGATCCAGAAGCTTTCATAAGCACGATTAGAAGACACAGATTAAAACCGGAATCAACCCTCTCCATTGGCGACAGAGATCTCGATGTGATGGCCGCAAGGGATGCGGGAACAAAAACCTGCTTCTTTTCGCAAGATGGGTCGAAACCTTCGATAGACGTCGACTATATAGTCGACGATCTGCTGCAGCTGGGGCGGATTATTCAAGAAGATTAA
- a CDS encoding HAD-IA family hydrolase, whose amino-acid sequence MYDYVIWDFGGTLFDTYPAAAKVFQEVLEKYDVKASIDEILEKLKESTSKAASYFVNKYKLKNGFLEDFYRIENLLQPEKQPPFDNAKEICVKINRNGGSNFLFSHRSNYSMTKLLNYYNMLDLFSEIVSADSGFARKPDPQAIMYIIDKYGLERERVLTIGDREIDIEAGKRAGIATCLFNPDKDFVKTSADFVLTSLSQVPSVLQVCNRFSGCEGDD is encoded by the coding sequence ATGTATGATTACGTGATTTGGGATTTCGGAGGTACACTTTTCGATACTTACCCAGCTGCAGCAAAGGTATTTCAGGAAGTTCTCGAGAAGTATGATGTCAAAGCCTCAATAGATGAAATTCTTGAAAAGCTCAAGGAGTCGACATCGAAAGCTGCAAGCTATTTTGTCAACAAATATAAGCTGAAGAATGGCTTCCTTGAGGATTTCTACCGCATAGAAAACCTTCTGCAACCCGAGAAACAGCCGCCATTTGATAACGCGAAGGAGATTTGTGTGAAGATCAACAGGAACGGCGGCAGCAATTTCCTTTTCAGTCATAGAAGCAACTACTCCATGACCAAACTTCTCAATTACTACAATATGCTCGATCTCTTCTCCGAAATCGTATCTGCGGATAGCGGCTTTGCGAGAAAGCCTGATCCTCAAGCAATAATGTACATAATTGACAAATACGGCCTTGAGAGAGAGAGAGTCTTGACGATAGGTGACAGAGAGATCGATATAGAGGCTGGAAAGAGAGCGGGAATAGCAACGTGCCTTTTCAATCCAGATAAGGATTTCGTAAAGACCAGCGCGGACTTCGTCTTAACCTCTTTAAGTCAGGTTCCTTCTGTCCTCCAGGTTTGCAACAGATTCAGCGGCTGTGAAGGCGATGATTGA
- a CDS encoding inorganic diphosphatase, with protein sequence MQEEIVLDIMIEIPKGSRNKYEYDKKFQRIRFDRTLFSAVHYPMDYGFILNTLAEDEDPLDAMVLLWEPTFPGCLIEAKPIGAFKMWDEKGPDEKVLCVPIHDPVWNYIETLDDVPPHLLKEIEHFFSVYKDLEKKKTGIEGWVRREETLEIIAASRVRYLEETQDS encoded by the coding sequence TTGCAGGAAGAAATAGTACTGGACATAATGATAGAGATTCCGAAAGGGAGCAGGAACAAGTACGAATACGACAAGAAGTTTCAAAGAATAAGATTCGACAGGACGCTGTTTTCTGCGGTCCATTATCCAATGGATTATGGCTTCATCCTCAATACGCTTGCCGAGGATGAGGACCCGCTCGATGCGATGGTTTTGCTGTGGGAGCCAACCTTTCCTGGCTGTCTAATAGAAGCGAAGCCCATAGGCGCATTCAAGATGTGGGACGAGAAGGGACCCGATGAAAAGGTCCTTTGTGTTCCGATTCATGATCCGGTCTGGAATTACATTGAGACTCTCGATGATGTTCCACCTCATCTGCTGAAAGAGATAGAGCATTTCTTCTCCGTATACAAGGATCTCGAAAAGAAGAAAACGGGTATCGAAGGCTGGGTAAGAAGGGAAGAAACGTTGGAAATAATCGCTGCATCAAGGGTAAGATATCTTGAAGAAACCCAGGATTCTTAA
- a CDS encoding C1 family peptidase — protein sequence MKKILVVLLSVLFLYTFATANVATQVASIEAEINSAISSMNLSWKADLEESFVAKLETANIGDVEVIFEKLNSYIDLPDEVRERFIEYLRLAYIEEMDEFSIQGMTTTDDLMMSTFVLLEPRVVAESSFVRLEPIRDQFIHGSCWSFATVGSFESALAVQSFGMNGNVDNTFDYSERWGTYHNIDWDIYSFSPDSYVQDKNSLEGGNSYFAMYNLIRYGMMEEQYAPFSEVYIDAREEIPLPPSAYDAPLLKSSRTVMIPPSTSAAELGYSYEDYLNMIKTALSDYGSLAVSFSVPYSFNYYSKGIYSPVEGDYSTGGHAVTLVGWASATDLDDIILAGKTNPDATPILDEEIESYTYVDPTQAASPIFTTTTFWIIKNSWAYDWGDGGYFVIPAISEEQYESGQLGFWEIEKREMYLPIFDDLAHHEGDDLDVNSDGVVDTKDFEYLVEKIGSTEADDITACDISFPKDGKINGEDAAAWVFLFNNR from the coding sequence ATGAAGAAAATATTGGTAGTATTACTTTCGGTTTTGTTCTTATACACGTTTGCAACTGCTAACGTTGCAACTCAGGTAGCATCCATAGAGGCGGAAATCAACTCGGCGATATCAAGCATGAATCTTAGCTGGAAAGCAGATCTAGAAGAGAGCTTCGTTGCAAAGCTGGAGACAGCTAACATTGGTGACGTAGAAGTGATTTTCGAGAAACTCAATAGCTACATAGACCTTCCAGATGAAGTGCGTGAGAGATTCATCGAGTATTTGAGGTTGGCATACATAGAAGAGATGGATGAATTCTCTATACAGGGAATGACAACTACTGATGATCTTATGATGTCGACTTTCGTGCTTCTGGAACCTCGCGTAGTAGCCGAGAGCAGTTTTGTAAGACTCGAACCTATAAGAGATCAGTTCATTCATGGAAGCTGCTGGTCTTTTGCCACTGTGGGCTCTTTTGAGAGCGCTTTGGCGGTGCAGTCTTTCGGAATGAACGGCAACGTTGATAACACCTTCGATTATTCGGAACGATGGGGAACTTATCACAACATAGACTGGGATATCTACAGTTTTTCACCAGACAGTTATGTTCAGGATAAGAACAGTCTTGAGGGTGGAAACAGTTACTTTGCAATGTACAATCTCATAAGGTATGGGATGATGGAAGAACAGTATGCTCCATTCTCAGAAGTCTATATTGATGCTAGGGAGGAGATTCCTCTGCCTCCATCTGCCTACGATGCTCCACTGTTGAAGTCGTCCCGAACCGTTATGATCCCTCCATCCACATCGGCAGCTGAGCTAGGGTACAGCTATGAAGACTATTTGAACATGATCAAGACAGCGCTTTCAGATTATGGATCTCTTGCCGTCTCTTTCTCAGTTCCGTATAGTTTCAACTACTATTCAAAGGGTATATATTCTCCAGTAGAAGGAGATTATAGTACGGGCGGACATGCAGTTACTCTAGTCGGATGGGCAAGTGCCACAGATCTCGACGATATTATTCTAGCTGGCAAGACAAATCCAGATGCAACTCCTATTCTGGACGAAGAGATTGAAAGCTACACATATGTCGATCCAACACAGGCGGCCTCACCGATTTTCACAACCACCACGTTCTGGATAATAAAGAACTCCTGGGCCTATGACTGGGGAGATGGTGGTTACTTCGTGATTCCGGCTATCAGTGAAGAACAATATGAAAGTGGGCAGCTGGGCTTCTGGGAAATTGAAAAAAGAGAGATGTACCTGCCAATATTCGATGATCTCGCTCATCACGAAGGTGACGATCTTGACGTCAATAGCGATGGCGTTGTTGATACGAAGGATTTCGAATATCTAGTTGAAAAGATCGGTTCTACGGAAGCAGACGACATAACCGCTTGCGACATTTCCTTCCCCAAGGACGGGAAGATCAACGGCGAAGACGCTGCTGCCTGGGTATTCTTATTTAACAACAGGTAA
- the leuS gene encoding leucine--tRNA ligase: MYDFRAIEKKWQEYYAKEKPFNIDLEKAERPFYNLMMFPYPSAAGLHIGNMFSFIGSDVYGRFMKLKGYDVFEPIGFDAFGIHSENYALKVGKHPAELTPKSIEYFREEQLKKIGNIFDWNSEAITSSPEYYKWTQWIFIQLFKNGLAEKRSSNVNWCPSCKTVLADEQVIDGRCERCNSEVEKREMSQWFFKITEYAEKLLSNLEKLDWTDTTKNLQRAWIGKSSGATISFEVSGMNEKIDVFTTRPDTIFGVTYIVVAPEYGLVSKLITPSTLQAFENFKEEVKNMDLATRTSISRPKNGIFTGSYAVHPLTGEELPIWIGDYVLAEYGTGAVMAVPAHDERDYVFAKKYGLEIKQVIECDPSQLPYTEKGKMINSGKYSDMLSADFIERIDEVSESIKGSVNYHLHDWCISRQRYWGPPIPIVYCDKCGTIPVPEDQLPVTLPNTDDYIPDGSGKSPLAKNEEFVNTICPVCGGPARRETDVSDNFLDSAWYYLRYLSPNDNSAPFDDGLVEKWCPVDMYIGGNEHATLHLMYSRFLSMALHDMGFLPFEEPFTSFRGHGLIIKDGEKMSKSKGNIVNPNEYFESHGVDTLRTYLMFMGTFLEGGDFRDSGMDAMRRFLNRVWDIATMPEGRSSTELKIKMSETVEKVDYSVKNIKPNTAIAAIMEFVNEASKEVSIERQLVIDMAKLLSPFAPFVCEEIYSMKGGKKKTILDDGFPYGYEKYASMAKTELPVQITGKMRGKVVLPQNASQEEAMEAVMADEKLSKMLEGKSIRKIIYVQDKIINIII; the protein is encoded by the coding sequence ATGTACGATTTCAGGGCGATCGAAAAGAAATGGCAGGAATATTACGCTAAGGAGAAACCATTCAATATAGACCTTGAAAAGGCCGAACGACCATTCTACAACCTCATGATGTTTCCCTATCCCTCCGCAGCGGGGCTTCACATAGGAAATATGTTTTCCTTCATAGGTTCGGATGTATATGGAAGGTTCATGAAACTGAAGGGCTATGATGTATTTGAACCGATCGGCTTCGATGCCTTTGGAATTCACAGCGAGAACTACGCTTTGAAAGTTGGGAAACATCCCGCAGAACTCACCCCAAAGAGCATAGAGTATTTCAGAGAAGAGCAGCTGAAAAAGATTGGAAATATCTTCGATTGGAACAGCGAAGCGATTACCTCCTCTCCAGAGTACTACAAGTGGACGCAGTGGATATTCATACAGTTATTCAAGAATGGACTTGCAGAAAAGCGCTCTTCAAATGTGAACTGGTGTCCATCGTGCAAAACGGTGCTTGCTGATGAACAGGTTATCGATGGCCGTTGTGAACGGTGCAACAGCGAAGTTGAGAAGCGTGAGATGAGTCAGTGGTTCTTCAAGATCACAGAATACGCAGAGAAGCTGCTGTCTAACCTGGAGAAGCTTGACTGGACCGATACGACCAAAAATCTTCAGCGGGCCTGGATAGGCAAATCCTCCGGAGCTACGATCTCTTTTGAAGTATCCGGAATGAATGAGAAGATAGATGTTTTTACAACCCGTCCAGATACGATATTTGGAGTAACTTACATAGTTGTTGCTCCTGAATATGGTCTGGTCAGTAAGCTAATCACGCCCTCAACACTACAGGCCTTTGAAAACTTCAAAGAAGAAGTCAAGAACATGGATCTTGCCACGAGAACATCTATTTCGCGCCCCAAGAATGGAATATTCACCGGATCTTACGCCGTTCACCCTCTTACAGGTGAGGAGCTTCCAATATGGATAGGAGATTACGTTCTGGCAGAATACGGAACGGGCGCTGTTATGGCCGTCCCGGCACACGACGAGAGAGATTATGTCTTTGCGAAGAAGTATGGACTGGAGATAAAACAGGTTATCGAATGTGATCCCTCACAGTTGCCCTATACTGAGAAGGGAAAGATGATCAACAGCGGAAAGTATTCGGACATGCTCAGCGCTGACTTCATCGAGAGGATAGATGAAGTGAGCGAGAGTATAAAGGGTTCGGTAAACTACCACCTTCATGATTGGTGCATCTCGAGGCAACGCTATTGGGGTCCGCCAATTCCGATTGTGTACTGTGATAAGTGTGGAACGATTCCGGTGCCTGAAGATCAGTTGCCGGTAACGCTACCAAATACCGATGATTACATACCGGACGGAAGTGGGAAGTCTCCTTTGGCAAAGAATGAAGAGTTTGTCAACACGATTTGCCCTGTTTGCGGTGGACCGGCTAGACGAGAGACCGATGTATCCGACAATTTCCTTGATTCGGCTTGGTACTATCTGAGATACCTCTCACCGAACGATAACAGTGCACCTTTTGATGATGGGCTGGTTGAAAAGTGGTGCCCGGTCGATATGTATATAGGGGGAAATGAACACGCTACCCTGCACCTCATGTACTCGAGATTTCTTTCAATGGCACTTCACGATATGGGTTTTCTTCCTTTTGAAGAGCCGTTCACCTCATTCAGAGGTCACGGACTCATAATTAAGGACGGCGAGAAGATGTCGAAGTCCAAGGGCAACATTGTCAATCCAAACGAATATTTTGAGAGCCATGGAGTAGATACCCTCAGGACATATCTGATGTTCATGGGTACGTTTCTTGAAGGAGGAGACTTCAGGGACAGCGGGATGGACGCTATGAGGAGGTTTCTCAATCGTGTATGGGACATCGCTACTATGCCCGAAGGGAGAAGTTCTACCGAGTTGAAGATAAAGATGTCAGAGACTGTAGAGAAAGTAGATTATTCAGTCAAGAACATCAAGCCGAACACGGCAATTGCCGCTATCATGGAGTTTGTTAATGAAGCTTCGAAAGAGGTTTCTATTGAAAGACAGCTTGTCATAGATATGGCAAAGCTTCTTTCTCCATTTGCACCGTTTGTCTGTGAAGAGATTTACAGTATGAAGGGTGGAAAGAAGAAGACAATTCTTGACGATGGATTCCCATATGGTTATGAGAAGTACGCATCTATGGCCAAGACGGAATTGCCTGTCCAAATCACTGGAAAGATGAGGGGGAAAGTCGTGCTTCCTCAGAACGCATCCCAGGAAGAGGCGATGGAAGCAGTAATGGCTGATGAAAAGCTCTCAAAAATGCTTGAAGGAAAGTCAATAAGAAAGATCATCTACGTTCAAGACAAGATAATCAA